DNA sequence from the Sediminibacillus dalangtanensis genome:
TTCTTCGATGGTACAAGCTGCTGAACAAGATGGAGTGCAAAATTTTTTAATCAGCAGTGGCTATCGCGGTTTTGAAGAACAAAATCGATTGTATCAAGACATGGGTGCAGATTACGCATTGCCGGCAGGAAAAAGTGAGCATAATCTCGGACTGTCACTTGATGTGGGATCGACAGAGGCTGAAATGAGGGTAGCGGAGGAAGGGAGATGGATAGAAGAAAATGCATGGAAGCATGGTTTTATCCTGCGTTATCCGAAGAATAAAACGGCGATCACCGGCATTTCCTATGAGCCTTGGCATATTCGTTATGTTGGCTTGCCGCATAGTGTAGTTATGCAAGATAAAAACCTGGCGTTGGAAGAATACCTCGAATATTTGAAACAACAAGAAGAAATAACCGTCGAAGTGGATGGAAAAGAATATGTCGTTTGTTACTATCCGATATCGGAGACCGGGACCATCGAGGTGCCGGCGAATGGCGATTATACTATATCCGGCGACAACATCGGCGGCGTCATCGTGACATCGGAGAAATAGCAGAAGGGAAGCCGGCGGATAAACAGGAATGGTTAAATTAATGGAAGCGATCAAGAAAGTGTAACTTTTCCCTTGATCAATCAGTTAATCGAAATGATTTTTCTCTTTGTACTGCAAATTCTTTTTCATATCCTGATGTAACGCTATTAAATATTCCTGATTATCCTTCAAGTCTTTCAACTGCTTCAAAATAAAGATCAAACAGATAAGTGTAACGAGTATAAATAAAATTACTCCCAAGTCTATAAAAAAACTCATTTTGCTCCCTCCAAGTGTATGTCTAAGTATACCAGGAAGCTTTTGCGCAAGCATCCATCTTTTAAAAAGGCTCTTTTCGTAAAGATTGTTGCTTTTGAATTGGACAGGGTTTAATTTACTTTTTATGGTATTATATAAACAAGAATTTGTTCAGCTAACTGACAAAATACGGAAAGAGTAGTAAAGAAAGGGGGAATTAAAATGAACAATATTGAATCAGTAGTCGATTTTAAAAAGTTAATGGCCATTGAATTACAAATCAATCTTGCGGAATTAAAGAATGATTCAAGATTTACATTTGTAACAGAATCGGCTTTTATCGAAGGTGTAATGAACTTACAAGAGTCCGATTTCAATGGAAAGTCAGCACCGTTAGGGCATTCTCTTATAACGACAGAAAGAGAATCCAAAATCGATGTTAAAGGAAAAAATATCATGAACATCAAAGCGTGTTTTTACCTAAAGGATGTTAAACTGACTCCTTTCTCAGACAAAAATAATCCTATTTACCTGAACGAATTCATTTTATTTTCCGATCATATCTTAGGGGTAACGTTAAATGATAAATAATTCTACAGTATGATAAGAATCACTGCGAACCCGTCCCAGTTGAATTTCCTGTCCAACCCTCTATATAATGAAAAACATTGCAGCAAAGAATAGGGGGAGAAAAATTGGGATACATAAGAAAAATTTTGCCAATGGTGATATTGGTGCTATTGTTGGCAGCCTGCAGTAATAATGAAACCAGTGAAACAAACGATGGAGATGAAGGTGGAGAGGAAGAGAAAGTGCTCCAGCTAAGCGCCCCGGGGGAAATCCCTGGTCTCGATCCGACGATGGCAGATAACGATTTCAGCTTTGACATGATCAACCAGGTATTTGAAGGATTATACCGTCTTGATAAGGAAGGGAAGCCCGAGCTTGCCCTTGCAGCAGAAGAGCCGGAAGTAAGCGAGGATGGAAAAGTTTATACTTTTACCATTCGAGAGGATGCGAAATGGTCGGATGGCTCGCCTGTTACGGCCGGTGATTTTGAATATGCTTGGAAAAAAGCGGTCAATCCGGATACAGCAGCGGCTTACGGACCGCAGTTTGAGGAGATTGTCGCCAACGCTTCCGAGATTCTTGTCGGCGACAAGCCGGTCGACGATCTCGGAGTCGAAGCACTTGATGAACATACGTTGAAAGTGACCTTGGAAAACCCTGTGCCATTTTTCAAGGAACTGTTGACAACGGCGATTTTCTTCCCGCAGCCGGAAGACTTTGTCGAAGAGCAGGGAGAAGCATACGCGAGAGACTCGGAACATATTCTGTTCAATGGACCATTTGTCATCGAAGACTGGGCGGGCACCGACACATCATGGACCTTCCAGAAAAACGATCAATATTGGGACAAACAAGCAGTGAATGTCGATAAAATCCAAATGAATGTTGTCAAAGATACGTCGACCGCTGTGAACCTTTATAAAAAGGATCAGCTGGATCGTATTGAATTGACCGGCGAATATGTGGATGAATATAAAGATAGTGAAGAATACCATACCTTTTTGACTGGTGCTACTTCTTACTTGAAAATGAATCAGGGTAAGGATGGTGAAACCACTGATCTAGCCAATTTGCATATCCGTAAAGCAATCAACATGGCATTGGATAAACAGGAAATGGTCGATACCATTCTTAATAATGGTTCCATCGTGGTCAATGGCAACGTGCCAAAGGGACTGGCTGAAAATCCGGAAACCGGAGAAGATTTCCGTGCCGAAAATGGGGATTTGGTTGAATACGATGTCGAGCAGGCGAAGGACGAATGGCAGCAAGGACTGGACGAGCTTGGCAAAGAGGAACTGGAGTTCACGCTGACCACTTCTGATTCTGGAACGTCCAAACAATTTGCTGAAAACCTCAAGTATCAGCTAGAGTCGAACCTTTCCGGTATGACGCTGAATGTCAAAAGCGTCCCGCCTAAGGCCAGCATTTCAGCAAATGTGAACCAGGAATACGAACTGATTTTGACGGGATGGAACGGTGACTATCAAGATCCGTTGACCTACTTGAACCTGTTCATTACAGACAGCCCGGGAAATCACACTGGCTATTCAAACGATGAATATGACCGACTTGTCCTTGGAGCCAAATCTGATTTGGCCAACAAGCCGCAGGAACGGTGGGACGCCTTGCTGAAGGCGGAAAGAATGCTGATTGAAGACAGCGCCGTGCTCGTTCCGTTGTATCAGAAAGGCAGTGCTTATTTGCAGCAGGATTATGTGAAGGACCTGATCACCTACCAGGTGAGTGCCGATAATTATAAATGGGTCGACCTGGAAAAATAAGAATAAAAAAGTTGAAAAGGCCATTCTGTCGAGGGGGAGAAAACCACGACGGAATGGTCTTTTTTGTAAGGAGCTTTACGGACCTTATGAAATACGAAATTGGGGCGAAAAAATCAATTATCGTGCCCGGATAATGGAGGCACGGCCCTACAGGGACTGTAGCAAGGGATTATTTGAATGAGTAAATCACAATACTGCACATTGATTGTTCATTAATCTAAACTGAAAGCGTATACAAAGGCGTTTTTTTCCGTGCTACAATGAAACCAACAAGAGGGGGTGATGCAGTTTGGACGATCGCAGTGATCGAATCTTAAAAGAGATACTGAATTATCCTGGCACAACCAGCAAGCAGCTGGAAAAGAAGTATAATCTGTCGCGTCGTCAGCTTGGCTACAGTCTCGGCAAAATTAACAGCAGACTGAAAAAGAACAAATTGCCCGTCATTGAAAGGACCCGGCAAGGCCAGTTTTTAATCGGTCAGGAAGTATATTCTTATTTCAACCGGGATTCCGAAACCATCGACGAGGCGGCAGCACCCGTATTATCGGAAAAACAGCGTGTATATTTAATAGCGTTGATGCTGATCAGCAGGGAAGATCTATCCCTCTATCATTTCACGCATGAATTTTATGTCAGCAAAAACACCATATTGCAAGATTTGAAACTGGTGGAGGAGCTTGTCGGGAAATTTGACCTTTCCGTCCGGTATTCCCGGAAACAGGGCTATATTCTGGAAGGAAATGAGTTTCAAGTCCGGCGTCTGTTGACATATATCACGAACAAGACGCTGGAAATGATCAATGGCAAAACACACTTTCAAAACATTACCGGCATTGGAGAAAAAGACATCCAGGCACTGGCAGAAAGAGTCGGTGGAGTGGAAAAAGAGCTCGGCTTGAAATTCACCGATGAGAAACTTACCACGATGCCGTACATTCTTTCACTGGTCATCAAAAGAATCGACAAAGGATACTTGATCAACTCTTTTTACATCAAATATGAAGAACTGTCAGATACCAAGCAATATCAGGCGACGGAAAAAATATTATCCGATATTGGGCAAATCCCGATGGAAGAGCGACTGTTTATCACGCTGTTTCTCCTGTCTACCAATGTTTACTGGTCGGGTTTTTTGACAGAAGAAACGATTCCCAATCTAATCAGTGCGCTCAGGCAAATGCTGCGGATATTTGAAAAACGGGCATGCATTACCTTGCAGGATAAGGACCAGCTGCTCAACAAACTCCTTTTGCATGTCAAACCGGCTTATTATCGGATTAAATACCAGCTGACGGAAATGACGGAACATCCGTATGAACAGAACAAGCAGCTGCAAGAATTGCATCATTTGGTAAGACAATCTACCGGACCGCTGGAGGAGCTGATCGGATTACCGATACCGGAAAGCGAAACAAGTTATTTAACGCTGCTGATCGGCGGATGGATGACCAGGCAGGGGGATGATATCCGCAAGAAGTGGAAAGCAATCGTTGTTTGTCCGAAAGGTGTATCAGTGTCCAGGATGATGTACAGCGAGCTTCGTCATTTGTTTCCGGACTTTATTTTTCTCGATACCTTGTCGATGAGGGAGTTTCAGGAGTATCAATTGGATTACGATATTGTCTTTTCCTCTGTTCCGATAAACACGAAAAGGAAACTGTTCATTGCCAATCCGATTATGGAGCAGGAAGAAAAGGAAAGGCTCAAAAAACAAGTGATGCTCGAGCTTAGCGGAGTTTTCCCCTCTGACATTGATATAGATGATTTGCTCGAGGTCATTTCTGACCATGCCGACATTCGAAATGAAAAGCAGTTGGCCACGGCTCTTTACCAATATATCCACCGGGATCCTAATGCTGCGATAAAACGCAGCAGCTCCGAGCAAGATGGCCTGACTCTGGCCGATTTGTTGAGACCGGAACTGATTACACTCAAGCAAACAACCGGCTCGTGGGAAGAAGCGGTCCGGATTGCGAGCGGTCCTTTGCTGGAAAGCGGGGCAGTCACAGAGGGGTAT
Encoded proteins:
- a CDS encoding M15 family metallopeptidase, translated to MKKWVLLLLLLLIGFGYFYGDKTSPFLQDKVKIEEKVKEGFQNTEKIEVGKEQIYEGELLLVNEQYAVHEESVRQDIVELFNHPELTKNYGLLNNDIKLSATLAEDFSSMVQAAEQDGVQNFLISSGYRGFEEQNRLYQDMGADYALPAGKSEHNLGLSLDVGSTEAEMRVAEEGRWIEENAWKHGFILRYPKNKTAITGISYEPWHIRYVGLPHSVVMQDKNLALEEYLEYLKQQEEITVEVDGKEYVVCYYPISETGTIEVPANGDYTISGDNIGGVIVTSEK
- a CDS encoding peptide ABC transporter substrate-binding protein — encoded protein: MVILVLLLAACSNNETSETNDGDEGGEEEKVLQLSAPGEIPGLDPTMADNDFSFDMINQVFEGLYRLDKEGKPELALAAEEPEVSEDGKVYTFTIREDAKWSDGSPVTAGDFEYAWKKAVNPDTAAAYGPQFEEIVANASEILVGDKPVDDLGVEALDEHTLKVTLENPVPFFKELLTTAIFFPQPEDFVEEQGEAYARDSEHILFNGPFVIEDWAGTDTSWTFQKNDQYWDKQAVNVDKIQMNVVKDTSTAVNLYKKDQLDRIELTGEYVDEYKDSEEYHTFLTGATSYLKMNQGKDGETTDLANLHIRKAINMALDKQEMVDTILNNGSIVVNGNVPKGLAENPETGEDFRAENGDLVEYDVEQAKDEWQQGLDELGKEELEFTLTTSDSGTSKQFAENLKYQLESNLSGMTLNVKSVPPKASISANVNQEYELILTGWNGDYQDPLTYLNLFITDSPGNHTGYSNDEYDRLVLGAKSDLANKPQERWDALLKAERMLIEDSAVLVPLYQKGSAYLQQDYVKDLITYQVSADNYKWVDLEK
- a CDS encoding BglG family transcription antiterminator — protein: MDDRSDRILKEILNYPGTTSKQLEKKYNLSRRQLGYSLGKINSRLKKNKLPVIERTRQGQFLIGQEVYSYFNRDSETIDEAAAPVLSEKQRVYLIALMLISREDLSLYHFTHEFYVSKNTILQDLKLVEELVGKFDLSVRYSRKQGYILEGNEFQVRRLLTYITNKTLEMINGKTHFQNITGIGEKDIQALAERVGGVEKELGLKFTDEKLTTMPYILSLVIKRIDKGYLINSFYIKYEELSDTKQYQATEKILSDIGQIPMEERLFITLFLLSTNVYWSGFLTEETIPNLISALRQMLRIFEKRACITLQDKDQLLNKLLLHVKPAYYRIKYQLTEMTEHPYEQNKQLQELHHLVRQSTGPLEELIGLPIPESETSYLTLLIGGWMTRQGDDIRKKWKAIVVCPKGVSVSRMMYSELRHLFPDFIFLDTLSMREFQEYQLDYDIVFSSVPINTKRKLFIANPIMEQEEKERLKKQVMLELSGVFPSDIDIDDLLEVISDHADIRNEKQLATALYQYIHRDPNAAIKRSSSEQDGLTLADLLRPELITLKQTTGSWEEAVRIASGPLLESGAVTEGYVEAMLGHEKDPYIVLAPNMAIPHAAPDQGVRKVGMSMLRLEEGVPFTEDYSIQIIVVIAAVDKKKHLKALIQLMELARSEEARSQVMNADTCAAVHAVIQQYSDTYYFQQGSEVET